In the genome of Pseudomonas sp. LBUM920, one region contains:
- the kdpC gene encoding potassium-transporting ATPase subunit KdpC produces MSTMIRPALSLLVLMTLITGVAYPLVVTGVAQVAFPDQANGSLVRDADGKVRGSSLIAQDFTGDQWFHPRPSAGAFATVSSSASNLGPSNPALATRVFDDANKQLVPGQGPVPLASLTTSGSGLDPHLPPPAIAYQLARVAAARNVPVATLQRLLDEHIESPLVGPPVVNVLALNMALEKL; encoded by the coding sequence ATGTCCACCATGATCCGCCCGGCCTTGAGCCTGCTGGTACTCATGACCCTGATCACCGGCGTCGCCTACCCATTGGTGGTGACCGGTGTCGCGCAAGTCGCTTTTCCTGACCAGGCCAACGGCAGCCTGGTGCGCGATGCCGACGGCAAAGTGCGCGGTTCCAGCCTGATCGCCCAGGATTTTACCGGTGATCAGTGGTTCCATCCGCGCCCGTCGGCCGGCGCATTTGCGACGGTTTCCAGCAGCGCGAGTAACCTGGGCCCAAGCAACCCGGCGTTGGCCACGCGGGTTTTCGATGATGCCAATAAACAACTAGTGCCAGGCCAGGGGCCGGTGCCGTTGGCATCGCTGACTACCTCTGGCAGCGGTCTTGATCCACACTTGCCTCCACCGGCGATTGCCTATCAACTGGCGCGGGTGGCAGCCGCACGAAATGTGCCGGTGGCAACCCTGCAGCGCTTGCTGGATGAGCACATCGAAAGCCCGTTGGTGGGGCCGCCGGTGGTGAATGTGTTGGCGCTGAACATGGCGCTGGAAAAGTTGTAA